In the Haloferula helveola genome, one interval contains:
- a CDS encoding arylsulfatase has product MKLKASLCSILLAFTASAHAAEKPNIIFVLVDDMGWSDLGCYGSEISTPNIDSLAENGLRFTRFYNTAKCNTTRACLLTGLYAQQCGMMGPGKIKNAATIGEVLRPAGYRTLASGKHHGTENLRERGFDHYYGLRDGACNFWNPGVQRDGEPAPGNKGRKRAWCDDDRTYQPYTPEDPNFYTTDAFTGRALAWLDEKELESQPFFLYLSYTAPHYPLHAWPEDIAKYRGKYDAGYEAIREARFKRMVDMGLIDPAKSPLLEWDGRDWEKLDDAERQKEIRRMEIYAAMLDRVDQNLGKVLAKLEKQGKRDNTLIFFASDNGACAEGAGAKTKSNKLEDFGTVASYETVGKDWATVQNTPLRKWKNFSHEGGIRTPLIVSWPATIKTTGGYCAEPGHMIDVMPTLASLAGATYPPENWAAEIPPMQGTSLLPAFTGGSLKRESPIFWQWSSGGAVRDGDLKAVFWGKSNWELYDLSTDTNESDDLAEEKPKELAALQSRWKAWMTEVGGKRK; this is encoded by the coding sequence ATGAAACTCAAAGCCTCCCTTTGCTCCATCTTGCTCGCCTTCACGGCTTCCGCTCATGCCGCGGAGAAGCCGAACATCATCTTCGTGCTCGTCGACGACATGGGGTGGTCGGACCTCGGATGCTACGGCAGTGAGATCTCGACGCCGAACATCGACTCGCTGGCCGAGAACGGCCTGCGATTCACCCGTTTCTACAACACCGCGAAATGCAACACCACGCGGGCCTGCCTGCTGACCGGGCTCTACGCCCAGCAGTGTGGGATGATGGGACCGGGAAAGATCAAGAACGCGGCGACGATCGGCGAAGTGCTTCGCCCGGCGGGCTACCGGACGCTCGCCTCGGGGAAGCATCACGGCACCGAAAACCTGCGCGAGCGGGGCTTCGACCACTACTACGGTCTGCGCGACGGTGCCTGCAACTTCTGGAACCCGGGCGTACAGCGTGACGGTGAACCGGCCCCCGGTAACAAGGGGCGCAAGCGGGCATGGTGCGATGACGACCGGACTTACCAGCCGTACACGCCGGAGGATCCGAATTTCTACACCACCGATGCCTTCACCGGTCGCGCCCTCGCTTGGCTGGACGAGAAGGAACTCGAGAGCCAGCCGTTCTTTCTCTACCTCTCCTACACGGCGCCCCACTACCCGCTGCACGCGTGGCCGGAGGACATCGCGAAGTATCGTGGCAAGTACGACGCGGGCTATGAAGCGATCCGGGAGGCGCGCTTCAAACGGATGGTCGATATGGGGCTGATCGATCCCGCCAAGAGTCCGCTGCTGGAGTGGGATGGTCGTGACTGGGAGAAGCTCGATGACGCCGAGCGCCAGAAGGAGATCCGCCGGATGGAGATTTATGCCGCGATGCTCGACCGGGTGGATCAGAACCTCGGCAAGGTGCTCGCTAAACTGGAGAAGCAGGGAAAGCGCGACAACACGCTGATCTTCTTCGCCTCGGACAACGGCGCATGCGCGGAAGGGGCCGGCGCGAAGACCAAGTCGAACAAGCTCGAGGATTTTGGAACCGTGGCGAGCTACGAGACGGTCGGCAAAGACTGGGCGACGGTTCAGAACACGCCGCTGCGGAAGTGGAAGAATTTCAGTCACGAAGGAGGCATCCGCACGCCCTTGATCGTGAGCTGGCCGGCAACGATCAAGACGACGGGCGGCTATTGCGCGGAGCCCGGACACATGATCGATGTCATGCCGACACTCGCCTCGCTGGCCGGGGCGACCTATCCGCCGGAGAACTGGGCTGCGGAGATACCGCCGATGCAGGGAACCAGTCTCTTGCCTGCCTTCACCGGTGGATCGCTGAAGCGCGAGTCGCCGATTTTCTGGCAATGGTCGTCCGGCGGTGCCGTCCGCGATGGCGACCTCAAGGCCGTGTTCTGGGGCAAAAGCAACTGGGAGCTCTACGACCTTTCGACCGACACGAACGAGAGTGACGACTTGGCGGAAGAGAAGCCGAAGGAGCTGGCCGCCCTGCAGTCCCGCTGGAAGGCGTGGATGACCGAGGTCGGCGGCAAGCGGAAGTAG
- a CDS encoding glycine cleavage system protein R: MNTCVVMTVLAPDRTGIVQTLSQTVADHSGNWLESRMARMAGHFAGILRVECPEANAAALIAALEALEGMSIQTRQEDSDPDETRHLLKLDVVGNDRPGIVRALSGAIAATGANLEELQTTLESAPMAGHPIFHAKGIASLPEGLAPGALTEAIEDLGPDLAVTVEE, from the coding sequence ATGAACACTTGCGTGGTAATGACCGTGCTGGCGCCGGACCGCACCGGCATCGTCCAAACCCTTTCCCAGACGGTGGCCGACCACAGCGGCAACTGGCTCGAAAGCCGGATGGCCCGGATGGCCGGACACTTCGCCGGCATCCTGCGGGTCGAGTGCCCGGAAGCGAACGCCGCCGCCCTGATCGCCGCGCTTGAGGCCCTTGAGGGCATGTCGATCCAGACCCGTCAGGAAGACTCGGATCCGGACGAAACCCGCCACCTGCTGAAACTCGACGTCGTCGGCAACGACCGGCCCGGCATCGTCCGCGCGCTATCGGGAGCCATCGCCGCGACCGGCGCGAATCTCGAGGAGTTGCAGACCACCCTCGAAAGCGCCCCGATGGCCGGCCATCCGATCTTCCACGCCAAAGGAATCGCATCCCTGCCCGAAGGCCTCGCCCCGGGCGCGCTCACCGAGGCGATCGAGGATCTCGGCCCCGACCTCGCCGTGACGGTCGAGGAGTGA
- the purU gene encoding formyltetrahydrofolate deformylase, with the protein MARPGLILKLSCPDQSGIVAKISGYVSGYSGNLVEFAQFTDKLSGRFFARLEIETGGLEVDVDDFIEGFGTLGRALHAVWHFRRLPYRMRTAVLVTKTDHCLREILWRAELGEMPVEITSVIGNRDTCRSIAEQAGLPFHRIEMEGERKKQGFTEIRELLEAQGVELVVLARFMQILPDDFCRAFDGRILNIHHSFLPAFIGANPYRQAYERGVKLIGATCHYVTGELDAGPIVEQQVERVQHFHSPQDLVRLGRDCERGALARGIRYHVNDRTIIDGHRAIVFPD; encoded by the coding sequence ATGGCCCGTCCCGGACTGATTCTCAAGCTGAGCTGCCCCGACCAGTCGGGCATCGTCGCGAAGATTTCCGGCTACGTTTCCGGTTACTCCGGCAATCTGGTCGAATTCGCGCAGTTCACCGACAAGCTCAGCGGGCGCTTCTTCGCCCGGTTGGAAATCGAGACCGGCGGGTTGGAAGTGGACGTCGATGACTTCATCGAGGGTTTCGGAACGCTGGGTCGGGCGCTGCACGCCGTCTGGCACTTCCGCCGGCTGCCCTACCGGATGCGCACCGCGGTGCTCGTGACGAAGACCGATCACTGCCTGCGCGAGATCCTGTGGCGGGCGGAGCTCGGCGAGATGCCGGTCGAGATCACCTCGGTCATCGGCAACCGCGACACCTGTCGTTCGATCGCCGAGCAGGCCGGTCTGCCGTTTCACCGGATCGAGATGGAGGGCGAGCGGAAGAAGCAGGGCTTCACGGAGATCCGCGAGCTTCTGGAGGCGCAGGGGGTCGAGCTGGTGGTACTGGCTCGCTTCATGCAGATCCTGCCTGACGACTTCTGCCGGGCCTTCGACGGGCGGATCCTGAACATCCATCACAGTTTCCTCCCGGCCTTCATCGGCGCGAATCCCTACCGCCAGGCGTATGAGCGTGGGGTGAAGCTGATCGGGGCGACCTGCCACTATGTGACCGGCGAGCTCGATGCCGGTCCGATCGTCGAGCAGCAGGTCGAGAGGGTGCAGCATTTCCACTCGCCGCAGGACCTCGTGCGGCTCGGGCGCGACTGTGAGCGCGGGGCTTTGGCGCGTGGAATCCGCTACCATGTGAACGACCGGACGATCATCGACGGTCATCGCGCGATCGTGTTTCCCGATTGA
- a CDS encoding substrate-binding domain-containing protein produces MGTAPDLRQGFPSLGTPTVFRRFSGFLLDVASGSTKRRIAMLQVLTASDQVAQHLRDEIARGTWKDVMPGSDRLARELGVGRNTIDAALLILEQEGSLEKQGTGRRRRILQVHKLDAPGLAMHVLPYDRGDIGGSFLATLWNQLQLAGHRVDLADKTLEELRMDPKRVARMVERTGADNWIVGGGSLEVLRWFSEQDLNTFAVCGRYSTLRIAGASPDKTKAIARCVERLTELGHNRIMLLSREDRRKPHPGPMERAFLDALESNGIQPSDYHFPDWGNEQADFFRCLNSIFRYTPPTALILDGSYLYTATERHLAQKGILAPRDISLVSTDYNADAFYWSEPQISHISHQWTPVARRVVNWASRLARGQKDLRKTMTKARFIEGGTIGPKPGRVRPI; encoded by the coding sequence TTGGGAACGGCTCCTGACCTGCGTCAAGGGTTTCCAAGTCTGGGGACCCCGACTGTTTTCAGGAGGTTTTCTGGCTTTCTGCTGGACGTAGCAAGCGGATCAACAAAACGTCGAATTGCCATGCTCCAGGTGCTCACAGCCTCCGACCAGGTCGCGCAGCACCTGCGCGATGAAATCGCCCGAGGAACCTGGAAAGATGTCATGCCCGGAAGTGACCGCTTGGCGAGGGAGCTGGGAGTGGGTCGCAACACGATCGATGCCGCCTTGCTCATCTTGGAGCAGGAAGGCTCGCTGGAGAAACAGGGGACCGGGCGTCGACGACGGATCCTGCAGGTTCACAAGTTGGATGCACCCGGGCTGGCGATGCATGTGTTGCCCTACGATCGGGGGGACATCGGCGGCAGCTTTCTGGCTACACTCTGGAACCAGCTCCAACTGGCAGGCCACCGGGTCGACCTGGCGGACAAGACCCTCGAGGAGTTGCGGATGGATCCCAAGAGGGTGGCCAGGATGGTGGAGCGGACTGGCGCCGACAACTGGATCGTTGGTGGTGGTTCGCTCGAGGTGTTGCGCTGGTTTTCTGAGCAGGACCTGAACACCTTCGCGGTTTGCGGCCGCTATTCCACGTTGAGGATAGCGGGTGCGTCCCCTGACAAGACCAAGGCGATCGCCCGTTGCGTCGAGCGGCTGACAGAACTCGGTCATAACCGCATCATGCTTCTGTCCCGGGAGGATCGGCGCAAACCGCACCCCGGGCCGATGGAGCGGGCTTTTCTCGATGCCCTCGAAAGCAACGGCATCCAACCCAGTGATTACCACTTCCCGGATTGGGGCAATGAACAGGCGGACTTTTTCCGCTGCCTGAACTCCATCTTCCGCTACACGCCGCCAACCGCTTTGATTCTCGACGGAAGCTATCTGTATACCGCCACGGAGCGCCATCTGGCCCAGAAGGGCATCCTCGCACCGCGTGATATTTCCCTGGTCAGCACGGATTACAATGCGGATGCCTTCTACTGGTCGGAGCCGCAGATTTCCCACATCAGCCATCAGTGGACCCCGGTGGCCCGTCGCGTCGTCAATTGGGCATCAAGGTTGGCACGCGGTCAGAAGGACCTGAGAAAGACCATGACGAAGGCCAGATTCATCGAGGGGGGAACCATTGGGCCGAAGCCAGGCCGCGTCCGACCGATCTGA
- a CDS encoding PEP-CTERM sorting domain-containing protein, translated as MKSQILPMFASLALATSFAGAATIFSDDFSGGTGDLNGTTPDTTTGGATWVASSLFDANGDANITDAVGGSSSGGTATLAFTPMDGFVYTLEVSFGNVTTAPDPGSTGDESWLGLGFAAGQSTATSSNNRFINGDVIGLAWTFNRGSGASGTFDNQAFLGDATAGSNPGLVDGAGWGLGTYGGNLDLRIVLDTTAGAGAWTATWLADTGSGFSVIRATETLLDENIDSVGIAASSGLVSGNINSFSLTSVPEPSALVLVGLAGLAVVARRRR; from the coding sequence ATGAAATCACAAATTCTCCCGATGTTCGCGAGCTTGGCACTTGCCACGAGTTTTGCTGGGGCTGCCACCATATTCTCGGATGACTTCAGCGGCGGCACGGGTGATCTGAACGGTACGACGCCGGATACAACGACCGGTGGTGCGACATGGGTAGCATCCAGCCTGTTTGATGCCAACGGCGATGCCAACATCACCGATGCGGTGGGTGGCAGTAGCAGTGGCGGAACCGCCACACTGGCCTTCACGCCTATGGACGGCTTCGTCTACACTCTGGAAGTATCGTTCGGCAATGTCACCACGGCTCCGGATCCCGGCAGCACCGGTGATGAATCCTGGTTGGGGCTGGGCTTTGCAGCGGGACAGTCAACTGCAACGAGTAGTAATAATCGATTCATCAACGGAGATGTCATCGGCCTAGCCTGGACTTTCAATCGGGGGAGCGGCGCATCCGGAACCTTCGATAATCAAGCTTTTCTTGGCGACGCGACGGCTGGATCGAATCCGGGTCTTGTCGATGGGGCAGGCTGGGGCCTGGGGACCTACGGCGGCAATCTGGACCTTCGCATCGTTTTGGACACGACAGCGGGTGCGGGAGCCTGGACCGCGACCTGGCTGGCCGATACAGGCTCGGGCTTCAGTGTGATCCGCGCAACTGAGACGCTTCTTGATGAGAACATCGACTCGGTGGGCATCGCCGCTTCAAGTGGGTTGGTTTCCGGCAATATCAACAGTTTCTCGCTGACCTCCGTGCCCGAGCCCTCGGCACTGGTTCTGGTCGGGTTGGCGGGGTTGGCGGTGGTGGCCCGCCGTCGGCGCTAG
- a CDS encoding BNR-4 repeat-containing protein: MSVRRLLLGCSLLFAFFGAGISSAQVTTVFSHAFSGGTGDLNGTTPDTTTGGATWVASSLFDANGDANITDAVGGSSSGGTATLAFTPMDGFVYTLEVSFGNVTTAPDPGSTGDESWLGLGFAAGQSTATSSNNRFINGDVIGLAWTFNRGSGASGTFDNQAFLGDATAGSNPGLVDGAGWGLGTYGGNLDLRIVLDTTAGAGAWTATWLADTGSGFSVIRATETLLDENIDSVGIAASSGLVSGNINSFSLTRTGGALDTTKPTLLSTNPADDSLNFPTSQNLVAAFDEPIALGATGTVTIKNLTTPSDTVISLPGPDPDGTLSVVGAELTITPAAALAAGEEYSIEISPSAIEDLSGNTYDGLLTSSVPNWTFATGSASSGTLTPYAHDAGTLHLWHLDEVDPGPATPAAGVVGSFSLMPSSGAVLGSTAHADFGTAGDASAASDAGFQGSVIPVTDVTGPDGAFTFEALINISNVTDLQQIITMENASSDAGDRPFQFRINSGELQFINVAAGAQSVAAAIPTTGDHAFVSGEWFHVAVAYDGNAGTADNIKLFWTRVDPVHTEANEIASSSMASDLGGVATSFGVGQEYRSPSDNLEGRIDEVRISSIARAAEEFLFLAPDTDGDGLADPWEVLHFRESPGETEVVILAKFDGTDDPDGDTFDNEAEESAGTDPNDITHTPLDADRDGYQDAWELATFGTTAYGPTDDPDGDGFTTAEELTAGTDPANGLSNPEDTDADGLDDALEESLFGDLGQGPLDDFDGDGIGNLAELNAGTDPTDAMDFPLVSFIPVTDGNENTDENGYAGSAINSIAFAQNNLITVGDQQFISYYRRHATDPGHPDNNTVVVGRRTLGQSQWEIFSTDFVSFNINDTHNVISCAIDGDGFLHMAWGVHVHPLLYARSDAPVTGTAPINMTSLGTAGMTGQEGGITYPKFQTLPDGDVVFLYREGGSGNGDWYLNRYDIDTGTWAPTHANGSGTQQPLMLGRGDSPDNCFYPDRLTLGPDGMLHMAGVFRYNGDSLAGEGGYQTNHRYVYLRSPDGGTSWQRSDGSVIELPVVEADWFQSLGAAHVPEIVKDLPEGHSIMNESGMTTDSAGRPIIANWWADDAATGDHTRQYHIFFHDGADWHQRTVSARDIDNPATKYSEGQLGSSKMARPIVLTDADDRIIVLYHDNRFDGITVVFSLPLAQDPDRLHWTRMNLTSEILGDWEPTYDEERWKRDGVLQMLYQKMPGMGVSYGTQNNSTPVSVLEWNARAYFNSPIRWSIDRDSVPGQATISARTRTGFRYDLRTSTDLDFSNPPAVSVPGDGSWLELGSWPTNEARRFWQLERVEAPTDDL, encoded by the coding sequence ATGTCCGTCCGCCGGCTGCTTCTTGGGTGCTCGCTTCTTTTTGCGTTCTTCGGCGCGGGCATTTCGTCCGCGCAGGTAACGACGGTGTTCTCCCACGCCTTCAGCGGCGGCACGGGTGATCTGAACGGTACGACGCCGGATACAACGACCGGTGGTGCGACATGGGTAGCATCCAGCCTGTTTGATGCCAACGGCGATGCCAACATCACCGATGCGGTGGGTGGCAGTAGCAGTGGCGGAACCGCCACACTGGCCTTCACGCCTATGGACGGCTTCGTCTACACTCTGGAAGTATCGTTCGGCAATGTCACCACGGCTCCGGATCCCGGCAGCACCGGTGATGAATCCTGGTTGGGGCTGGGCTTTGCAGCGGGACAGTCAACTGCAACGAGTAGTAATAATCGATTCATCAACGGAGATGTCATCGGCCTAGCCTGGACTTTCAATCGGGGGAGCGGCGCATCCGGAACCTTCGATAATCAAGCTTTTCTTGGCGACGCGACGGCTGGATCGAATCCGGGTCTTGTCGATGGGGCAGGCTGGGGCCTGGGGACCTACGGCGGCAATCTGGACCTTCGCATCGTTTTGGACACGACAGCGGGTGCGGGAGCCTGGACCGCGACCTGGCTGGCCGATACAGGCTCGGGCTTCAGTGTGATCCGCGCAACTGAGACGCTTCTTGATGAGAACATCGACTCGGTGGGCATCGCCGCTTCAAGTGGGTTGGTTTCCGGCAATATCAACAGTTTCTCGCTGACTCGCACGGGTGGCGCACTGGATACAACGAAACCGACCCTGTTGTCGACGAACCCGGCGGACGATTCGCTCAACTTTCCAACGTCCCAGAACCTGGTGGCGGCCTTCGACGAACCGATTGCCCTTGGCGCCACCGGCACGGTCACCATCAAGAATCTCACCACCCCCTCCGACACGGTCATTTCCCTGCCCGGCCCCGATCCCGACGGAACCCTTTCGGTCGTCGGAGCAGAGCTGACCATTACCCCCGCGGCGGCTCTTGCCGCGGGAGAGGAATACTCAATCGAAATCAGCCCCTCCGCCATCGAGGACCTTTCTGGCAACACCTATGATGGACTCCTCACTTCCAGCGTTCCGAACTGGACTTTCGCCACCGGGTCCGCTTCCAGTGGCACACTTACCCCATACGCCCATGATGCCGGCACCCTTCACCTCTGGCATTTGGACGAGGTCGATCCGGGTCCAGCCACCCCCGCAGCGGGCGTGGTCGGCAGCTTCAGTCTGATGCCTTCTTCCGGTGCGGTTCTCGGTTCGACGGCCCATGCGGATTTCGGCACCGCCGGCGATGCGAGTGCGGCTTCGGACGCAGGTTTCCAAGGATCGGTGATTCCGGTGACGGATGTCACCGGGCCGGATGGTGCCTTCACCTTCGAGGCCCTGATCAACATCTCGAACGTCACGGATCTCCAGCAGATCATCACTATGGAGAATGCCAGCAGTGACGCAGGGGACCGACCTTTCCAGTTCCGGATCAACAGCGGAGAGCTGCAGTTCATCAACGTCGCCGCCGGAGCTCAATCGGTCGCTGCGGCCATCCCGACCACGGGCGACCACGCCTTCGTCTCGGGCGAGTGGTTCCATGTTGCCGTGGCGTATGACGGCAATGCCGGCACGGCGGACAACATCAAGCTGTTCTGGACGCGCGTCGATCCCGTGCACACCGAGGCCAACGAGATCGCTTCGAGCAGCATGGCCTCGGATCTCGGTGGGGTGGCGACCTCCTTCGGCGTCGGTCAGGAGTACCGCAGCCCATCCGACAACCTCGAGGGTCGCATCGACGAGGTGCGCATCAGCAGCATCGCCCGCGCTGCCGAAGAGTTCCTGTTCCTGGCGCCGGACACCGATGGCGATGGCTTGGCGGATCCGTGGGAGGTTCTCCATTTTCGGGAGAGCCCGGGTGAAACGGAGGTGGTGATCCTCGCCAAGTTCGACGGCACCGACGACCCGGATGGAGACACCTTCGACAACGAGGCCGAGGAATCGGCCGGCACCGACCCGAACGACATCACCCACACGCCGCTGGATGCGGACCGGGACGGCTATCAGGACGCCTGGGAACTCGCCACCTTCGGCACGACCGCCTACGGCCCCACCGACGACCCCGACGGTGACGGTTTCACCACCGCCGAGGAACTCACTGCCGGGACCGATCCGGCCAACGGTCTCTCCAATCCGGAGGACACGGACGCTGACGGACTCGACGACGCGCTCGAGGAATCGCTTTTCGGAGACCTCGGCCAGGGGCCGCTGGATGACTTCGATGGCGACGGGATCGGCAACCTCGCCGAGCTGAATGCCGGCACCGACCCCACCGATGCGATGGACTTTCCCCTAGTGTCCTTCATTCCCGTCACCGACGGCAATGAAAACACAGACGAGAACGGCTATGCCGGCTCGGCGATCAACTCCATCGCCTTCGCCCAGAACAACCTCATAACGGTCGGCGACCAGCAGTTCATCAGCTACTACCGCCGACACGCGACCGATCCGGGCCATCCCGACAACAACACGGTGGTGGTGGGACGCCGGACGCTTGGTCAATCCCAGTGGGAGATCTTCTCCACCGATTTCGTCTCGTTCAACATCAACGACACCCACAACGTCATCAGCTGCGCGATCGATGGCGACGGTTTTCTCCACATGGCTTGGGGTGTGCATGTCCACCCGCTGCTCTACGCCAGGAGCGACGCCCCGGTGACGGGCACCGCTCCCATCAACATGACCAGCCTCGGCACTGCCGGGATGACCGGGCAAGAGGGCGGCATCACCTATCCGAAGTTCCAGACGCTGCCGGATGGTGATGTCGTGTTCCTCTACCGCGAGGGTGGTTCGGGCAATGGTGACTGGTACCTGAATCGCTACGACATCGACACCGGCACCTGGGCGCCGACTCACGCCAACGGCAGCGGGACCCAGCAGCCGCTGATGCTCGGCCGGGGCGACTCACCGGACAATTGCTTCTATCCCGACCGCCTGACGCTAGGCCCCGACGGAATGCTCCACATGGCGGGTGTCTTCCGTTACAATGGCGACTCGCTCGCCGGGGAAGGCGGTTACCAGACCAACCACCGCTACGTCTATCTCCGCTCGCCCGATGGCGGGACGAGTTGGCAGCGCTCCGACGGCAGTGTCATCGAGCTGCCAGTGGTGGAGGCGGACTGGTTCCAGAGCCTGGGTGCGGCCCATGTGCCGGAAATCGTCAAGGATCTCCCCGAGGGACACAGCATCATGAACGAGTCCGGCATGACCACCGACAGTGCCGGCCGTCCGATCATCGCCAACTGGTGGGCTGACGATGCCGCAACGGGCGACCACACCCGGCAATATCACATCTTCTTCCACGACGGTGCCGACTGGCATCAGCGCACCGTGTCCGCGCGGGACATTGACAATCCGGCCACCAAGTATTCGGAGGGCCAGCTGGGTTCCAGCAAGATGGCCCGCCCGATCGTCCTCACCGATGCGGATGACCGCATCATCGTCCTTTACCACGACAACCGCTTCGATGGGATCACGGTGGTTTTTTCGCTGCCGTTGGCACAGGACCCCGACCGCCTGCACTGGACCCGCATGAACCTCACGAGTGAGATCCTCGGGGACTGGGAGCCCACCTACGATGAGGAGCGATGGAAGCGTGATGGCGTGCTGCAGATGCTTTACCAGAAGATGCCCGGCATGGGCGTGAGCTACGGCACCCAGAACAATTCGACACCCGTGTCGGTCCTGGAGTGGAACGCCCGCGCCTACTTCAACAGCCCGATCCGGTGGAGCATCGACAGGGACAGCGTGCCGGGCCAGGCGACGATTTCGGCGCGGACTCGGACCGGGTTCCGTTATGATCTGAGAACCAGCACCGATCTCGATTTCAGCAATCCGCCGGCGGTGAGTGTTCCAGGCGATGGCAGCTGGCTCGAGCTCGGCTCTTGGCCGACCAATGAAGCCAGGCGGTTCTGGCAACTGGAGCGGGTCGAGGCTCCGACCGACGATCTGTAA